Below is a window of Pseudomonas sp. B21-040 DNA.
ACACCGACATGAACCCGGTGCTGCTCAAACCCAACAGCGACACCGGCGCCCAAGTGATCATCCATGGTCGCGCCGTCACCACGATGAACGCGGTCGCCTATCACGACTACAAAACCATCGCCATGCAAGCGGTGCTGGCTTCTCACGAACGCTTGAGTGCGGCGTATCCGGTGGTGATGGTCGAAGGCGCGGGCTCGCCGGCCGAGATCAATCTGCGTGCCGGCGATATCGCCAACATGGGCTTCGCCGAAGCGGTGGATTGCCCGGTGGTGCTGATTGCCGACATCAATCGCGGCGGGGTTTTCGCGCATCTGGTGGGCACGCTGGAACTGCTGTCACCGACTGAACAGGCGCGGGTCAAAGGTTTCATCATCAACCGTTTTCGTGGCGACCTCGCCTTGCTGCAGCCGGGGTTGGACTGGCTGGAAGCGCGCACCGGCAAACCGGTGATCGGCGTGCTGCCCTACGTGATGGACTTGCACCTGGAGGCTGAAGACGGCATCGATCAGCGCCAGACCGACAAGGCTGACCATGTGCTCAAAGTGGTGGTGCCGGTGCTACCGCGCATCAGCAACCACACCGATTTCGATCCGTTGCGCCTGCATCCGCAAGTGGACCTGCAATTCATCGGCCCCGGCCAGGCGATTCCACCGGCCGACCTGATCATCCTGCCGGGCTCGAAAAGCGTACGCAGCGACCTCGCGTACCTGCGGGCCAATGGCTGGGAAACGGCGATCCGTCGTCATCTGCGTTACGGCGGTAAAGTGCTGGGGATTTGCGGAGGACTGCAAATGCTCGGTGAACAGGTGCATGACCCGCTGGGCCTTGAAGGCGCACCGGGCTCCAGCGCTGGCCTGGGGTTGCTGGCGTTCCAGACCCAACTCGAAGAAGAGAAACAATTGCGCAATGTGCGCGGTCGCCTGGCCCTGGAAGATGCAGTGGTCAGCGGCTATGAAATCCATGCGGGCGTAACCACCGGGCCGGCGTTGGAAAACGCGGCCGTGCAGTTGGACGATGGTCGCTGCGATGGCGCGCAAAGTGCCGATGGACAGATTTTCGGCACCTACCTGCATGGCCTGTTTGAATCGCCGGCAGCGTGCGGTGCGTTGTTGCGTTGGGCCGGTTTGCAGCAGGTGCAGGACGTCGATTACCACGCCTTGCGCGAGCGCGATATCGAACGGCTGGCGGATCTGGTGGAGAAGCATCTGGATACCGGGCTGTTGCGAGAGCTCTGCGGGTTTTGAGCTGAGTTAGAGGCCGCCATCGCGGGCAAGCCCGCTCCCACAGGTTGTGTGGGAGGGCAAGAAATCTGCGAACAGGCTCGATCCTTGTGGGAGCGGGCTTGCCCGCGATGAGGCCCCCAACGACACCGATGATTTAAAGGAATGAACATGCTGCAACTAATCCTCGGCGGCGCCCGCTCCGGCAAGAGCCGTCTGGCTGAAAAACTGGCGACAGACAGCCAACTGGCCGTGACCTACATCGCCACCAGCCAACCACTGGACGGCGAAATGAACGACCGCGTCGCCCATCACCGTGCCCGTCGTCCCGCCGAATGGGCCTTGATCGAAGAACCGGTCGAACTCGCCCGCGTCCTGCGCGAAACCGCCAGTGCCAACCGTTGCCTGCTGGTGGATTGCCTGACGCTGTGGATGACCAATCTGCTGATGCTCGACGACGCCGAACGTCTCAACGCTGAACGCGAAGCCCTGTTGGACTGCCTGGCCTCGTTGCCGGGTGAAATCATTTTTGTCAGCAACGAAACCGGAATGGG
It encodes the following:
- a CDS encoding cobyric acid synthase, translating into MTTLMVQGTTSDAGKSTLVTALCRWVTRHGVRVVPFKPQNMALNSAVTADGGEIGRAQAVQAQAANLEPHTDMNPVLLKPNSDTGAQVIIHGRAVTTMNAVAYHDYKTIAMQAVLASHERLSAAYPVVMVEGAGSPAEINLRAGDIANMGFAEAVDCPVVLIADINRGGVFAHLVGTLELLSPTEQARVKGFIINRFRGDLALLQPGLDWLEARTGKPVIGVLPYVMDLHLEAEDGIDQRQTDKADHVLKVVVPVLPRISNHTDFDPLRLHPQVDLQFIGPGQAIPPADLIILPGSKSVRSDLAYLRANGWETAIRRHLRYGGKVLGICGGLQMLGEQVHDPLGLEGAPGSSAGLGLLAFQTQLEEEKQLRNVRGRLALEDAVVSGYEIHAGVTTGPALENAAVQLDDGRCDGAQSADGQIFGTYLHGLFESPAACGALLRWAGLQQVQDVDYHALRERDIERLADLVEKHLDTGLLRELCGF
- the cobU gene encoding bifunctional adenosylcobinamide kinase/adenosylcobinamide-phosphate guanylyltransferase → MLQLILGGARSGKSRLAEKLATDSQLAVTYIATSQPLDGEMNDRVAHHRARRPAEWALIEEPVELARVLRETASANRCLLVDCLTLWMTNLLMLDDAERLNAEREALLDCLASLPGEIIFVSNETGMGVVPLGELTRRYVDEAGWLHQALAERCQRVVLTVAGLPLTLKGTAL